The Dreissena polymorpha isolate Duluth1 chromosome 9, UMN_Dpol_1.0, whole genome shotgun sequence genome contains the following window.
ATCAAAGGAAAATGAAACTGCAGATCGGTTGGTCATTCGAAATGTCAAAAATGGTGCATTCGACCAGTTTCCAGATGCAAGAATTCTGGAAATCAGACGTGCAACAGAAGAAGATTCGTCAATGCAAGAGCTTCAGCACTTGATAATCACTGAATGGCCGAAAAAAGTGACATTAGTGCTGAACTCGGACAATATCACCCTCTCAGAGATACTCTCAGTGTGCAAGATGGAGTGATCTTAAAAGGTGAAGCAATAGTTATTCCAAAAAGCCTGAGAAAAGAAATGCTGCAGAGACTGCACAAAGCACATTTAGGTTATGATAGTATGGACAGAAGAGCCCGCGGAACGATCTTCTGGTCGGGTATGAGAGCAGAAATGAAAGAGTTCACGATAAAATGTGTACAGTGTGAGGACAGAAAACCGCCACCTAAACAGGAAAAGTTGAAACAACATAGTGATGGACTACGACCTAGGGACAAGGTCGGATCGGACTTGTTCCAAATACAGAACAGGTTATATCTCGTCGTCGTAGACTACCACTCAAGCTTCATCGAAGTGGATTTACTGACAGCGGCAACCAGTCAGCAAGTGATTGACAAAATGAAGAAACACTTTGCTAGATTCGGAATTCCCAGAGAACTGATAACCGACGGTGGACCCCAGTATATGTCCACAGAATTCCGTAACTTTACACAGAAGTGGGGTATAAAGCATCACATCACATCGCCCCACCACTCAGCATCAAATGGTAAAGCTGAGAGTGCTGTGAAAGCCATGAAGACACTGATCATCAAGTGCCACGAGTCGCGTACGGACCCGATGGAGGCGATCCTGAAACAACGAAACACACCTCGTGCCGACACCAAGAGGAGTCCAGCTGAGATGATGCTGAATCGAAAGCTTCGCACCATGGTACCTTCCAGCGTGAAAGCAGAGCCAAGTTGTGAATCGCGAGTGAATCGTAAGAAATCGGTGAAAAAATGGTCCGAtcaaaaagcgcacgtttaaccaAAAGTAAAAATCGGTCAATCAGTGTATTTCCATAAGCAGAGCAAAAAGCCCTGGCAGAAAGGCATAGTTGAAAATATCAATGGTGATCGATATATTGTGCGTAGTGAAGAAAGTGGGCTATATGCCAGAAATCGTGTTCATATCCGTCCGACAAAAGTCGAAGTGCAGATTCGCGAGCAATCTCCGCCTCGTTATGGCAATATGAATTCTGAAACTCGTAATCAAAGCGCGCCAAAAACGCATGAAACTACTCGTATGACTGCAACATCTTCAGCAAGCAACACGACAGCAGCCTTTGAATCAGAACCAACAGCAGCTTCGGAATCCGGCCCGAGCAGATACAACCTAAGGCCCCGCAGAAACATTCAAAGACCCCAGTGTCTTGAGGGTTTTGTGTGAAATCAATGAATAGTTTTCATATGTCTAAGACTGAAGATTAGATTTAAGGTAAGAGATTTTAGCTACCAGCTTGATAATTTGATCAGAGTTTTAAAATGTCAAGAAATGTCAAACTGTCCGAGCATGTTTTAATTCTAGTCAAGTTAGTAAAATACAAactgtttgaacatttttaattctAGTCAAGTTTGTAAAAGTTTATATGTTTAGACTGTTCTGATTACTATTGTTAAGTGATCTTAGTTTTATAAGTTAAGACTATTTTTAGAGTTAAAACCATTGTCTTGatcattttaattgatattgTTAACCGAtcttaataatattgtttttaaagaaagaGGGATGTTGATAGATATATGTTATATTGGCATGTAACCGATGTAACCGGTAGCCAGTCTATTATATGTTGTACAAGATTTATGTCCCTTTTGTACTCTTTTGTACTCTTCATATTAAAGTAATCAACAGCTGACTGTACCAGTAGAAACTCCATACCACTAATAACACCAGCGtgaattttttaataatacaaaaaatgtatcgTCGCCTGCTCATTAGTGGTCAAAGTACTTCacttactagagttgcgacaccttaagggtttcgcgtaatggaatgagtggagatatcaaatcaaattaaaaaaaaaaattggtacgaaaaaatatgtgggtacgaaaaaaaacaaatttgggcacgaaaacaaattggagtacaaaaaaaaagggtacgaacaaaataagggtacgtaaaactatttgggtacgaaaaaaatgggtaccaattaaaaaattaggtatgaaaaaattcgggtacgaaaaaaatgtgactACGAAcaaatgtgtacgaaaaaaatgtgggtacgaacaactttgtgtacgaaaaaaaaatgggtatgaaaaaaatgtgggtaggaaaaaaaaaacaatttggttacgaaaacaaattagaatatgaaaaatatagggaacgaaaaaaattaggttacgaaaaaactatttgggtacgaaaaaaatgggtacgaataaaagtttgggtacgaaacaaatttgggtacgaaaaaaatgggtacgaaacaaaatttgggtacgaaaaaatatgggtacaaaaacatttgggtacgaaaaagatggatACGAACAAAAAATTAGGGAAGGAACAAATTTGGGTCCGAAAAACATTTGGGTccgaaaaaaataggtacgaaaaaaaaaattgggtacgacaaaaattgggaacggaaaacatttggtaagaaaaaatgggtacgaaaaaaatttgggtacgaaaaaaatgggtacgaaaaaaaattagtgtacgaacaaatttgggtacaaaaaacatttgggtatgaaaaaaatgcgtacgaaaaaaatttggtacaaaaaaattgggtacaataaaaatttgggtacgaaaaaaattgggtacgaacatttgggttcgaaaaaaagggggacaaaaaaaaattgggtacgaacaaattagggtacaaaaaacatttgggtacaaacaaaatgggtacgaaaaaaaaatttgggtgcaaaaaaaattgggtacgaaaaaaatttgaggacgaaaaaatgggtacaaaaaaaataggtacgaaaaaaatatgggtacgaaatattatgggtacgaatttgtttatatttaaaatcaattttgaattgtctagcgggtTAATCGTCttgtgggggtgaattgtcttggggttgctattaacactacatgtacttccggcttatccacgtgtttatagcgattgcgcaataaaaaacaccactttttcgtcattttatcaaaaactggattttttccaGATATGACGAAAACGCCATATACATGAGAAATTTCAGCACGAGTGTCGGGCCAGTTTCAACACTCTCAAATCggtgctatacgctggagcttatcgaattttagtcgccattatcatttgttcaattgaacgtcatcaaatgatgacgttaatatagcactcattccataaaaaccaggagtcaatgacccctggactgaaattttgaggagtcaaattgaaaaattctggggtcaattttgaagcgcgttaattgtgtttttgtctgtattattcattttttttagataaaaacatgctccaagagttacacaatatctaaaaaagttatactgcgttattaaataaaaataccatgatacataacacaacatattttaatgaattggtacacaaagataaggacaaaatatcaataatttgtgcgaacaatatcgactttagtttttcaataacaaaacatgttcattttacaacttttattatttctatcactacactatgtttatttgttaaaacaataaatgctcattaaaatctacttcatcataacacatttaagtaatttaagatatgtacctgtagcaccttttcatcacatatttatccttgttatattatcatcatccctatgatagcttttgtacaaaaacacaatctaaatgcatggaacatctagtatatctattactgattatccgaatactatacatgtcggaaataatcaatatatacacttaagaatgccttaccagtagtagtttaactttaataatccaaaatttccttgttgttatctggtttaacaaaccttatttaatgtttgttaaatccagttaatgctatctccattattgaatcaccattacttgtcatttgaattgttgttgttgtttgaatcgccatttttttaattgaaatcgggtttaatgttaatttacaatatgtccgccatttacaatgtcaaaggtcaaggcgtagcaatttaattctactcggataatttctatctaattgagaaaatgtgttttcttaatgtttatgtgtagtaaatgacttgtgagtataaaaaaacaacgcccggggtagacctctattccctcgattatagaccgagtttcaaatactgaaacattaattttgattaggaacacagggggatttattaccatggaactggagatgttaactgactgacacacgggttaaattttcgatgcgtcaaaatgacacacggcagaaaaaagggttgcgtcaaaaatgagtcatttttaatttgctcgcgtcaaaacgcaggattctgcttctattgaaatccctggtccaatatttgttttgaagttaaatatgcataccgatgttgatgaagattagactaacagtgtgacttctgtggtataaacatgctttttgtttatttaatatattaaccaattttgttagctcaaatgacccagtgttaaacttggctgagatttaatttatacaaatcttctgaccaacttcattaagatttgcgaataaattaaagaaagcaaaacagtttttcaaattcagccaagacatcattagaacaaatgacctgaccaagtttcttgaaggatgcacagtaaatgtgatttctagagtggtaacaagattttactatagccattggccCATATAAGGACGAGAGCGCCGAttgcgctgaaagcatagttgcaagatacagggaagttgctgctgaagtaaatgtttaggtcaaaatatactaaatagtttccttatatgtttcgatgtaaaagcgacaactttgagcgaaaataaatacaacattttgcacatagagacccccataaccataccttttcttgacgagcattcttagctgaatcgattaaagcaataaaaaaagatatgtcatgttcaaaccaaaaaagagaaataaatgggtttctaaaatttatcgcatggaagtggtatatacaatactaataattcaacttgtcataaaaaatttgagtgcacaattatacttacagagtattctgtcatatcttttacctgtcaataatacccgaaaggggagttagacagtatacagtcttggTCACACATGGCTGGACCGACGGACACGTcttgtaaaattgtgtaaggtccggcctgtctgtcaaatttacaggactgattgtccggcaaaaagaacaaaaacatattcataggtttgtataggtttgtttatggctctgaaagttttctgaggtgcaaaaatagcaatagtgtctttatacatgtgcttttccgtaccaacgctctttctgttgacggaattttccgagggcacctgattggtctatttatgtgcatcatacaaatgcgggtcaggacagtccaaatccatgacggcctagtcgcttaacaagataatcataaatctgattattacaatttaaatgatgcagatatcagtttgtgtggttttaatagcaatagtaatgtataataatgatcattgtcattcaaaccgttattatcttggctatcaatgtccatgcgtgaaacaggccggttgtcatttatcgaggccgttgtaagtttaggctgtattgaccagactcatacctgacatgcgcgcttagcatagcttagttaaaaaagtataaagtacttttgttttggaaattgttcttaagatattacaaagaagcgattcctgtttatatttactattaacatgcgttcagcatttaattatttttttttctaaacaagactagtaccatgtatggcgtcacggtgtattattatttaacgtcagatacaaatgtgtgaccttaaaatttatagctattcaataattttatcattttatatcatatacaccttgatcccagcaatgaaaccaagttattttactattatattctgtagccagtaggtcctataaaaaaagaggtggtcctgtatttttttcccattttacaggacctactgtccagtaaatatttgcctagtttggatttgactgagcatatatagatagatagaaaaaccacacgctgcacatattacaggcttttgtattgctgatatttaatttcttctttgcatattcaattgataaaaaaactcaaatggatgtctattcttagtttgctgtcttattgtaccctcaaattataaatgtttcttcaataattgaattttcagaaacctcattctttaaaagaaattttcaaagttatttggttaaagccacacactttgaaatgaaatacatgttaatcaatacataaagatgcaatttgaaagtgtgcaaaattgtcattaaatctatagccttacatgtgtatattctaattggcatagataaaataaaatctatagcctagttagaaagtaatatattattgtttaaatggtaccggttttaaactgaaagtaggatttgtagacatatacgtctatttcgacaaatgcaattatttttaagtttaaaagcgcaaaaaagactgatttctaccttgtaatcaccagatatattctaaatggcaaagctaaaaatatgtttattatttattcataaatttactatgccatgcagttaatttttaggtgtgtggctttaagtcatttacaaagttgagcaaatataatcatttttctaaaaataaatcatcctctgaagcccccactgagattcaaactcagacctctttcctcagtgaaggaaagtattctatcttgaaatacaagggcatgtaagaggaaagttagctattttaaatctatcaacaaatagatttgaacaatatttatatgttattaatatatgcaaacatcccataagtttatttttcacatgaccttcaaaacagaacagacatttctgaatctgcaatacattacattcttaagtgttaacaagataaatgttgacgactaacaacagacgacagacaaaaggcgatcacaaaatccagagtttaaaagaatttacgatacacgagatacgtatttcatactttacaagagcgaaggagtcataaaaaacttaatttattgttaacaacacgcttacctcaattttaacttaaacccaatgctttaaacaataaagttacaatgatatgaacttccattttctgttcttccttccctttctcaaaatttatttaaaaccacactattatttaataataaaagtataaaatgctaaccattctgaccttaacCACAATATAGGAAACtgtacatccaacttgtcgtcattaaagtccagagtttacatgaaattatgttacacgagatatgcaTTTCATACATTTTGTACTACACTacacgacccgtgatttttgccgcgattctcgcatcaccacatgtacatgtaacatatatgtatacacttacattatacattgcaataataaagcttttgttgttattgtatacaatgggcgtatttgctaaaatactcccgttccgacatgaatttgatgaagtaatgtcggaagctttaacagctccaaattaatataacagcccagaatgatcatgcaataattattgaacataacatgtaaacattatttaattatattccaggcccaaatacactaccacttttcaaattccatattgttgccatatacatgtacatgtagcactgtctaaattgaaagttgcatagtgtttcgtcattggtcggttataaataccttgtttctctatacatggtatttgatttagacaaaactaataatttggtaatttacgagaaatatgatataagctttttaaatatgctcgtcccacattatgcactgtactctacacttctgaaaaatggcgtagtcatatggttgtgttcatgaaattctaaaacatatttaccgatataaatgtttaagattattttttcgtaagtgatgttgtaattatgttggattatttgataattgtgaacattagaaaagcgttatgtatacagttatcgatacaattcggtttatatgcatgaattgctgaatcatagatgtcaccgatatccactgcgatcacggcgaatcgCGACAAATCACCACAAAACTGAGGGGAATCAGGGCGAAggttatcttgctctcgcgcgacggcagagtgacgaatcacgtgaaatcgcggtgattttccactcaaaaagcaaactgtccgccttgactccgcaaattaggcaacaatcacgggtcgcttagtgtatacattgtatatacagaagcgaaggagtcataaaaaaaattaatttagtattaacgacacgcttacatgtacatcaattttaactttaatcctttgcttaaaacaataacgttacaaagatatgaacctccaattttggtcatccttctctttttcaaaatttattaaaaaccactctatttttttttaatttgtgtatcaaatgctaaacattcttacctaaaacatgattaaggaaaccgaaatcttgatgcagcgagttattttattcttatggaagattaaattatgcatgacaaaaatacaatcggaaatatttttacaatcttttgatgctttaaaaaatattttactgttaaataaaataacacgtctgacttgtcgtcattaaaatccagagtttgaatgaaattgcgttacacgagatacgcatttcataccatacatgtataaaagcaaaggagacataaagaactaaatttagtataagcgacacgcttacctaaatttaaactttaatccaattcttaaaacaataaagttgcaagatacagtaacatgcacgcacttccattttctgtgatttttttgcgtttcatttctcaaaatttatttacaaccacactaattcttaataacatttgtatcaaatgcttgcCATAACAAAGCCataatcctgtcgctgtaagttattttattcctatgaaaatttaaattatgcatggcaaacacaaaatccaaaataattttggattctttctatgctttaaaacatatttaactgcacgactgacttgtagtcattaaaatccagagtttaaatgaaaatacgccacacgagatatagctgtatttcatatcaattcatgtgtgctgaaccACGtggctgaacaaaggggcaattatacactaggcttacaatgctcaaaccaaaaggttccaaattgttgcaaacaaataaattaaacattcacatttatcaattataattacaagctatttgtttttgtactgatataaattgtggtgtggtcaacctataagagaatcaggtgaaccactgccctaatcagacatcagtctgaattaatgttactcagctttacatattctactaattattaattaaataaaaaattaaatcttgacagaaccttgtcaagttgacgatgcttataatttgagaagttaatgatttataataatcgaggggggtattccagacgtaaaacattgcatcattacatggaaaacagctgcacaactgtatgcgaaaaggtaaaacagtatattctatcgagaaccaacttgcatagcaacgtccgaaatgtgcaaactccgacatctatttcgatatttataaattcaagatataacgttaactgaactggTGTACataaatcaaactataaaacttgtgttttgataaaaaaaaattgcaaagcaaaccaaaaacacttacccttttaacggcaaaacaattaatttatccaatattcaacacatgtatttccctTCAAATTATGCCATTGAACTTAaacggttgattgtcgtttcgtgccaataccagttcgtgccactaatatttgtgttgtttatttttcaaggtaagtttcgtgagaaataaatgtgtttgaaaactttctcgcattgtaatggtatataaaattcaactcatcggacaaattcaagaacataatgacacttaccaagttttctgaacaaccgtacacagcgcaaaatgcgtgatgtctatttccatatccacgggtgtgtttatgtcaaatgctagtgtttttcaatagatcgtatacttatctaaaaaacggcgaagtagcgttcactttaatcatttttgatgatgttattttgtaaaaactttctcgcgttcttttcgaacattcattggcagccattttgattgttggttgtatacttccgaaattatgtgttttaatgactctcaaaaatgtttttagtgcagaaattgtaattttaagtatcgatttctcggatttattttttatattttgttaacttatttgcgtttaaatttgattgtttgttgtttacttgcgaactatttttcatgtgtacgctagtggatatgtaatcaggttaccatatctacatcaatgaaatttaactgttgtttgttttagttagttttgttaatattttctaaacgggttcagcttcgtatgttaaacgcaatatgaatttatttattaatttgggaataaaatcgcaatatgtattaattaaaatcaaatttgaagtgtttatcgcgtgaattgtctccttggggtgaattgtgtttgggttgctattaacgctattaacgcttccggcgagaactcattttatagcgattgcgcaataaaaaacaccactttttcgtaattttatcaaaaactggacttttcccagatatgacgaatacgccatcgtgtagatcgagttctggtccatatacatgtcaaatttcagcacaagtgttgggccagtttccaagagacccaaatcgctgctatacgctggagcttaatgaattttagtcgccattatcattcgttcaattgaacgtcatcaatgatgacgtccaatacatcactcattccatagaAATCAATGTCGCGATTTCTAAAATTGTCTTTAGTCTGTTCTACCAAGATTAGCTCAATTATcttaattttcatattaaaattagGTTTgcatttaatgtgtttttaagaCAAATTACATAATGCCACTTTGTGTGTTATAACAACAAGAAATGATATATTgctatataatttgtttaattaattttaatactaTCTGCAATTGATAAAATGAGAAACTTAAGCCGGTTGTCCTTAAGAAATGCATGTATTCTTAATTAGAAGCAGAAGGTCGACTTACAACACAACATGTTTTGATTGAGGTTTTCTCTATCAACGAAGGTACTTTGAAAAGTTATAATACATCCACATGATTTTGGACGAGGCATATCAAATTAATCGGCTTTGCGCAGCGTTGATTTTTACTTCGTAGATCTAATAATGGAATTtgaatgaaatataaaacaattttataaatacataaagacaattgtttaaaaaaagtccaTCATTGCCATTATCATGTACAATATATCTTACTTTGCACATGAATACAAACGCGTTGAAATTCAAGGcattttaataacataaaatatatcactGCAATTTAGTTGATTGCATCACAAACATTGTCTTCCACTTAACACGACTTATAAAAATTAAACGAATTAATATCTTC
Protein-coding sequences here:
- the LOC127845987 gene encoding uncharacterized protein K02A2.6-like, which produces MLQRLHKAHLGYDSMDRRARGTIFWSGMRAEMKEFTIKCVQCEDRKPPPKQEKLKQHSDGLRPRDKVGSDLFQIQNRLYLVVVDYHSSFIEVDLLTAATSQQVIDKMKKHFARFGIPRELITDGGPQYMSTEFRNFTQKWGIKHHITSPHHSASNGKAESAVKAMKTLIIKCHESRTDPMEAILKQRNTPRADTKRSPAEMMLNRKLRTMVPSSVKAEPSCESRVNRKKSVKKWSDQKAHV